A genomic segment from Fusarium fujikuroi IMI 58289 draft genome, chromosome FFUJ_chr04 encodes:
- a CDS encoding related to LCB1-serine C-palmitoyltransferase subunit yields MELDALQARVGEILEQAAVYFHKVPGSAVFMRYIQSSYQNDPVRSAIELVLLLFFIRYLLSPSYSTRKQNYIKLREEEIEELIDEWQPEPLVVEQTPFEVAEAERLPVLVGPTGPKTKLANGRTVTNLASYNFYNFNGNDQIKEKAIQVLRTYGVGPCGPPQFYGTQDVHMKTEADIAAYLGTEGCIVYAQSFSTISSVIPSFSKRGDVIIADRNVNFAIRKGLEQSRSTIRWYEHNDMDALEDAMKAVAREQANARKLTRRFVVTEGLFELSGDSIDLPRLVELKEKYKFRVILDETWSFGVLGRTGRGITEAQNVDPQQVDMIIGSLAGPLCAGGGFCAGPKDVVEHQRITSSAYTFSAALPAMLAVTASETLNLLQCNPEILAQSRENIKAMRAQLDPRSDWVYSPSDPENPIMLLVLKPEVVAARKLGLEDQERIFLDCVEETLANGVLITRTKTRPYAHAVKPKDGAWFAQPALRICVTSALSKKDIEKAGVTIRHAITKVMTRKTSTKTA; encoded by the exons ATGGAACTCGATGCCCTCCAAGCCCGGGTGGGCGAAATCCTCGAACAGGCCGCCGTCTACTTTCATAAAGTCCCTGGTTCTGCAGTATTTATGCGCTACATCCAGTCGAGTTATCAGAACGACCCCGTGCGATCCGCCATTGAACTTGtgctgcttctcttctttatcCGCTATCTCCTGTCGCCTTCTTACTCGACCCGTAAGCAGAATTACATCAAGTTAAGAGAGGAG GAAATCGAGGAGTTGATCGATGAATGGCAGCCCGAGCCTCTCGTCGTCGAGCAGACTCCATTTGAGGTGGCTGAAGCCGAACGTCTTCCTGTTCTTGTTGG TCCTACTGGCCCCAAGACTAAACTCGCCAACGGCCGAACTGTTACCAATCTCGCATCTTACAACTTCTACAACTTCAACGGCAATGATCAGATTAAGGAGAAGGCTATCCAGGTTCTGCGCACCTACGGTGTTGGCCCCTGCGGTCCTCCCCAGTTCTACGGTACCCAGGACGTTCACATGAAGACTGAAGCCGACATTGCCGCGTATTTGGGCACCGAAGGCTGCATTGTCTACGCTCAATCCTTCAGCACCATCTCTAGTGTCATTCCCTCTTTTTCCAAGCGTGGCGACGTTATTATCGCTGATCGTAATGTCAACTTCGCTATTCGCAAAGGTCTCGAGCAATCGCGAAGCACCATCCGCTGGTATGAACACAATGACATGGATGCTTTGGAAGACGCTATGAAGGCTGTCGCCCGGGAGCAGGCCAATGCCAGGAAACTTACCCGTCGTTTTGTCGTAACCGAAGGCTTGTTTGAGCTCTCTGGAGATTCCATCGATTTGCCCCGCCTGGTTGagcttaaagagaagtaCAAGTTCCGCGTGATTCTGGATGAGACCTGGTCTTTTGGTGTTCTCGGCCGTACCGGTCGTGGTATAACTGAGGCGCAAAACGTGGATCCCCAACAGGTTGACATGATTATTGGTTCCCTCGCTGGACCTCTCTGCGCCGGTGGTGGCTTCTGCGCTGGCCCCAAGGATGTGGTCGAGCACCAGCGCATCACATCTTCTGCGTATACATTCTCTGCCGCTCTCCCTGCCATGTTGGCTGTCACCGCCAGTGAGACCCTAAACCTGCTCCAGTGTAACCCTGAAATTCTGGCACAGTCCCGcgagaacatcaaggctATGAGGGCTCAATTGGACCCCCGCAGTGACTGGGTTTACAGCCCAAGCGACCCCGAGAACCCTATCATGctccttgtcctcaagcCCGAAGTTGTGGCTGCCCGTAAGCTCGGACTGGAAGATCAAGAACGCATCTTTCTGGACTGCGTGGAAGAG ACTCTTGCCAACGGCGTCTTGATCACCAGAACCAAGACCAGACCTTATGCGCATGCTGTGAAGCCTAAAGACGGCGCGTGGTTTGCCCAGCCTGCTCTTCGAATTTGCGTTACATCAGCACTGTCTAAgaaagatattgagaaggcCGGCGTGACTATTCGACATGCTATCACCAAGGTCATGACTCGAAAGACAAGCACCAAGACCGCCTGA
- a CDS encoding related to glucanase — protein MSMKRFFTSAVAMAAVVAAVPVARPLEKREPVTTITLTSASTYTATIAPVTPATPTGTATYPEPTAPISGSGGSSSGSKLPGVAYAPYRGDHQCKSKDEIQHDITQLAADFSVLRIYGTDCDQVANVYSCAKGSGMKLFLGIWNIDDVQTEAKTIISAIDDWDVVDTISVGNELVNNGAATPSKVIAAVKQAREILRAAGYQGPVVTVDTFIAANANPELCNESDYCAINAHAFFDANTSADEAGQWLSNTVEDLRSKISGDKRIVICETGWPTKGNSNGKAVPGTSQQKAALDSIKQAFSSHMGDLILFSAFNDPWKKAEAATFMAEQWWGIEGQDSVSNKDPSSSN, from the exons ATGTCGATGAAGCGTTTCTTCACTTCGGCGGTTGCCATGGCGGcagttgttgctgctgttccgGTTG CCCGTCCGCTCGAGAAGCGAGAACC TGTTACGACTATTACTCTGACTTCGGCCTCTACCTACACCGCAACTATCGCTCCTGTTACCCCTGCCACCCCTACAGGAACTGCAACTTACCCAGAGCCTACAGCTCCTATTTCTGGTAGTGGTGGCAGTTCATCCGGTTCTAAGCTCCCTGGTGTCGCATATGCCCCCTACCGAGGCGATCACCAGTGCAAATCCAAGGACGAGATTCAGCACGATATTACGCAGCTCGCAGCTGATTTTTCAGTTCTTCGTATCTATGGCACCGACTGTGACCAGGTCGCCAATGTCTACTCATGCGCCAAGGGTAGCGGCATGAAGCTGTTCCTCGGTATCTGGAACATTGACGACGTTCAAACTGAGGCCAAGACCATCATCAGTGCAATTGACGATTGGGACGTTGTTGACACCATCAGTGTTGGCAATGAACTCGTCAATAACGGAGCTGCCACCCCATCAAAGGTCATCGCTGCGGTCAAGCAGGCTCGTGAGATCCTTCGTGCCGCAGGCTACCAAGGTCCTGTTGTCACAGTTGATACATTTATTGCTGCCAATGCCAACCCTGAGCTTTGTAACGAGAGTGACTATTGTGCTATCAACGCTCACGCCTTCTTCGATGCCAACACTTCTGCTGATGAAGCTGGCCAGTGGCTCTCCAACACTGTTGAGGACCTTCGATCCAAGATTTCTGGCGACAAGCGTATCGTCATTTGCGAAACTGGCTGGCCCACAAAGGGCAACAGCAACGGCAAGGCTGTTCCTGGTACGAGCCAACAGAAGGCTGCTCTTGACTCTATCAAGCAGGCATTCTCCAGCCACATGGGAGACCTGatcctcttctctgcctTCAACGATCCttggaagaaggccgaggccGCAACTTTCATGGCCGAGCAATGGTGGGGTATCGAAGGCCAGGACTCAGTTTCCAACAAGGACCCGTCGTCTTCTAACTAG
- a CDS encoding related to CBS-domain protein Sds23p, whose protein sequence is MDPSPSSTSRELKDTRATSSTSLNSAASGSSSTHKPPTLSQRSPSVSISAGSGPSSISAHRASFAEGLRNAPSSPRSQRHPSFTQAALQELLNHPPAGNKHANPRFAGRDWRDVAIGELVSPDDVKWVEFDSSVEEATKDRRNMRLQVPNNHANSNSQLLLKSPTNVVLVREDPSTHIAVSTFDYTDLNAYLLVVVGLAKPEEDQVELFNSILAKAQEGGQIPLRDVFPLFRKETLITLPGDEKLAQAIQILGSGIHRLLVTTTSGEVVGIASQLRIVEFFWNEGVNFPSIDRLYPALLRDLGVGAKEIVSVNSDSPLSEALTLMNNEGLTSVAVVDNGMNVVGNISTKDVRHLTKSSNAHLLNSSCMNFISVILNERGVEHGRDVFPVFYVNPYSTLAHTVAKLVATRSHRMWVVESASPSPSAPATPLMGPQSFTTAGPPPPAAPVSAAAPPSPVPTAAVPASPVPTAAVPASAMAGARLSGRLTGVISLTDVLNMFAKSTGLHPSDPNEQRARRRRSSSSSVRPSLDSSRASIDFRR, encoded by the exons ATGGACCCCTCACCGAGCTCAACCTCCCGCGAGCTCAAGGATACTCGCGCGACCAGCTCGACCAGCCTCAACAGTGCTGCTTCGGGCTCCTCGTCCACTCATAAACCACCTACTCTTTCTCAGCGATCCCCTTCTGTATCTATATCCGCTGGTTCTGGCCCAAGCTCCATATCCGCACACCGCGCAAGCTTCGCCGAGGGCTTGCGCAATGCGCCCTCGTCCCCACGCTCTCAACGGCACCCTTCTTTCACACAGGCCGCTCTCCAGGAGCTGTTGAACCATCCTCCTGCAGGAAACAAGCATGCCAACCCCAGATTTGCCGGCCGCGATTGGCGTGATGTAGCTATCGGAGAGCTTGTATCTCCCGATGATGTTAAATGGGTTGAGTTCGATAGCAGCGTTGAAGAAGCTACAAAG GACCGACGCAATATGCGCCTTCAAGTACCAAATAACCATGCTAACTCTAACTcgcagctcctcctcaagagCCCTACCAACGTTGTTCTGGTCCGCGAGGATCCCTCCACCCATATCGCGGTCTCCACATTCGATTATACCGATCTGAACGCATACCTGCTTGTTGTCGTTGGTCTCGCCAaacctgaagaagatcaGGTTGAGCTATTCAATTCGATTCTGGCCAAGGCTCAGGAAGGTGGCCAGATTCCCCTACGAGACGTCTTCCCTCTTTTCCGCAAGGAAACACTCATCACATTGCCTGGTGACGAAAAGCTCGCACAGGCTATCCAAATTCTCGGCAGTGGCATCCATCGTCTGTTGGTGACAACTACTAGCGGCGAGGTGGTTGGCATCGCAAGCCAACTTAGAATTGTCGAGTTTTTCTGGAACGAAGGTGTCAACTTTCCTTCTATCGATCGACTTTACCCTGCTTTGCTACGTGATCTGGGCGTTGGGGCCAAGGAGATTGTTTCTGTCAA CTCCGATTCACCCTTATCTGAAGCACTCACGCTTATGAACAACGAAGGTCTTACAAgcgttgctgttgttgacaACGGCATGAATGTGGTGGGCAATATCTCGACTAAGGACGTCCGTCACTTAACGAAGAGTTCCAACGCCCATTTACTCAATTCGTCATGCATGAACTTTATTTCTGTGATTCTCAACGAGCGAGGGGTTGAACACGGACGCGACGTCTTTCCCGTATTCTACGTGAACCCCTACTCTACTCTGGCCCATACCGTTGCCAAGCTCGTTGCTACTCGATCGCATCGAATGTGGGTGGTTGAATCGGCGTCACCCTCCCCTTCAGCTCCTGCAACACCTTTAATGGGGCCCCAATCTTTCACGACCGCCGGCCCTCCACCGCCTGCTGCGCCCGTATCGGCGGCTGCGCCCCCGTCGCCTGTCCCGACTGCAGCAGTACCTGCTTCTCCAGTCCCTACAGCTGCTGTGCCCGCATCGGCCATGGCCGGAGCTCGTCTTTCAGGGAGGCTTACCGGTGTTATCTCGTTGACTGATGTACTCAATATGTTTGCAAAATCAACTGGTCTGCACCCTTCGGACCCCAACGAACAGCGAGCGAGGCGAAGACGAAGCTCAAGCAGCTCAGTGCGACCAAGTCTGGACTCATCTCGAGCTAGTATCGATTTCCGAAGGTGA